A stretch of Portunus trituberculatus isolate SZX2019 chromosome 48, ASM1759143v1, whole genome shotgun sequence DNA encodes these proteins:
- the LOC123498719 gene encoding polymerase delta-interacting protein 2-like isoform X2 has protein sequence MLFSCSCRSILSPRSSRRLYISFARYNSTYRLAEVGRFESPKLTGKYETGQLFLHRVFGYRGVVLFPWLARVYDRDVPNKKESKPLDESMNYNQVGKEVKGRAHTYYQVLIDSRDCPYIRAQTEAVTFLGNQDNGRTLYAVPGLDYIGHEDVMPYTAVSKKPIRHDLFDKFLSYSSDKDPPFCARDTLMAWQERNHPWLELSDVHKETTENIRVTVIPFYMGCRESQNANVYWWRYCIRLENLGELTVQLRERHWRIFSLSGTLETVRGRGVVGQEPVLSNQQPAFQYSSHVSLQAPSGHMWGTFRMEREDGFTFDCRIPPFSLESKQDDSSQPSGVI, from the exons ATGTTGTTCTCTTGCTCCTGCCGCTCCATTCTTTCTCCAAGATCTTCCAGGCGCTTATATATCTCCTTCGCCAGATACAACAG CACCTACAGGCTAGCAGAGGTTGGTCGCTTTGAATCGCCAAAGCTAACAGGCAAATATGAAACAGGACAGCTGTTCCTGCACCGAGTGTTTGGGTACCGTGGGGTGGTGCTCTTTCCGTGGCTGGCTCGGGTCTACGACAGAGATGTCCCGAACAAGAAGGAATCTAA ACCACTAGATGAGAGCATGAACTATAATCAggtaggaaaggaagtgaagggacgAGCACACACCTATTATCAAGTCTTGATCGACTCCCGAGATTGTCCTTACATT AGAGCACAAACAGAAGCTGTAACATTCCTTGGCAACCAAGACAATGGAAGGACACTGTATGCTGTGCCTGGACTGGACTACATTGGACACGAGGATGTAATGCCATACACAGCCGTTAGCAAGAAGCCCATCAGGCATGATTTGTTTGACAAATTTCTCTCATATTCATCTGACAAAG ATCCTCCATTCTGTGCCCGGGACACACTGATGGCCTGGCAGGAGCGTAACCACCCGTGGCTGGAGCTGTCGGATGTACACAAGGAAACCACTGAAAACATCAGAGTCACTGTCATACCTTTCTATATGGGATGCAGAGAGTCTCAGAATGCTAATGTTTACTGG TGGAGGTATTGTATTCGTTTAGAAAACCTTGGTGAACTGACAGTGCAGCTCCGAGAAAGACACTGGCGCATATTCAGCTTATCTGGGACCCTGGAGACAGTGCGTGGTCGAGGTGTTGTGGGGCAAGAACCTGTCCTCTCTAACCAGCAGCCTGCTTTTCAGTATTCTTCACATGTTTCCCTCCAGGCTCCATCAGGACACATGTG GGGCACCTttagaatggagagagaagatggattTACCTTTGATTGCCGCATCCCTCCATTCTCATTGGAAAGTAAACAGGATGACAGTTCGCAACCTAGTGGTGTAATATAG
- the LOC123498719 gene encoding polymerase delta-interacting protein 2-like isoform X1, producing the protein MAASSEQQHGQAKNSINGHTGNEKNRDLRSTELYCTYRLAEVGRFESPKLTGKYETGQLFLHRVFGYRGVVLFPWLARVYDRDVPNKKESKPLDESMNYNQVGKEVKGRAHTYYQVLIDSRDCPYIRAQTEAVTFLGNQDNGRTLYAVPGLDYIGHEDVMPYTAVSKKPIRHDLFDKFLSYSSDKDPPFCARDTLMAWQERNHPWLELSDVHKETTENIRVTVIPFYMGCRESQNANVYWWRYCIRLENLGELTVQLRERHWRIFSLSGTLETVRGRGVVGQEPVLSNQQPAFQYSSHVSLQAPSGHMWGTFRMEREDGFTFDCRIPPFSLESKQDDSSQPSGVI; encoded by the exons ATGGCAGCGAGTTCAGAACAACAACATGGTCAGGCAAAGAATTCCATAAACGGACACactggaaatgagaaaaatcgaGATCTAAGATCCACTGAACTGTACTG CACCTACAGGCTAGCAGAGGTTGGTCGCTTTGAATCGCCAAAGCTAACAGGCAAATATGAAACAGGACAGCTGTTCCTGCACCGAGTGTTTGGGTACCGTGGGGTGGTGCTCTTTCCGTGGCTGGCTCGGGTCTACGACAGAGATGTCCCGAACAAGAAGGAATCTAA ACCACTAGATGAGAGCATGAACTATAATCAggtaggaaaggaagtgaagggacgAGCACACACCTATTATCAAGTCTTGATCGACTCCCGAGATTGTCCTTACATT AGAGCACAAACAGAAGCTGTAACATTCCTTGGCAACCAAGACAATGGAAGGACACTGTATGCTGTGCCTGGACTGGACTACATTGGACACGAGGATGTAATGCCATACACAGCCGTTAGCAAGAAGCCCATCAGGCATGATTTGTTTGACAAATTTCTCTCATATTCATCTGACAAAG ATCCTCCATTCTGTGCCCGGGACACACTGATGGCCTGGCAGGAGCGTAACCACCCGTGGCTGGAGCTGTCGGATGTACACAAGGAAACCACTGAAAACATCAGAGTCACTGTCATACCTTTCTATATGGGATGCAGAGAGTCTCAGAATGCTAATGTTTACTGG TGGAGGTATTGTATTCGTTTAGAAAACCTTGGTGAACTGACAGTGCAGCTCCGAGAAAGACACTGGCGCATATTCAGCTTATCTGGGACCCTGGAGACAGTGCGTGGTCGAGGTGTTGTGGGGCAAGAACCTGTCCTCTCTAACCAGCAGCCTGCTTTTCAGTATTCTTCACATGTTTCCCTCCAGGCTCCATCAGGACACATGTG GGGCACCTttagaatggagagagaagatggattTACCTTTGATTGCCGCATCCCTCCATTCTCATTGGAAAGTAAACAGGATGACAGTTCGCAACCTAGTGGTGTAATATAG
- the LOC123498605 gene encoding LOW QUALITY PROTEIN: uncharacterized protein LOC123498605 (The sequence of the model RefSeq protein was modified relative to this genomic sequence to represent the inferred CDS: inserted 1 base in 1 codon), producing the protein MPVKGYTFPNCDCIRFGVDIARMMVEARSQWKGQGSQWGGSGEVRSLLHPLNTTGHSTCSDFATQRGGGQKVIAYSYYSTEATTDKGSTHYKKYLGSLHKRARRIAKVYPGXLMRVYHNVSVTDDTATAFLCRLVCTHAHVDLCDVTRLPVLGNLVKQGVVGRAWRFAVLGDPTVDLFLSRDSDSWVLDREVAAVQEWVTSGQTFHVMRDHPNHKAEMLAGLWGGLNKRPKEFAKVRSVMFSQPTNLTRKYDQFLLATFLWPLIKNDTLQHDSYTCTLPTHLDSIPFPTRRQEDLYCGCGPYKTRERFVLSRIKCPSACRPTHHQSWVMC; encoded by the exons atgcCCGTAAAAGGATATACATTTCCTAACTGTGACTGTATaag gttcggTGTGGACATAGCGCGGATGATGGTGGAGGCGAGGTCGCAGTGGAAGGGCCAAGGGTCACAGTGGGGAGGATCCGGCGAGGTCAGGTCACTGCTCCACCCGCTCAACACAACGGGTCATTCCACCTGCTCTGACTTCGCGACCCAGCGAGGTGGAGGGCAGAAAGTGATCGCCTATTCCTACTATTCTACTGAGGCTACTACTGACAAag GAAGCACACACTACAAGAAGTACCTGGGCTCACTACACAAGCGGGCTCGTCGCATAGCCAAGGTGTACCCGG TCCTGATGCGAGTGTACCACAATGTGTCCGTTACTGACGACACTGCCACGGCCTTCCTGTGTCGCCTCGTGTGCACCCACGCCCATGTTGACCTGTGTGATGTCACTAGACTGCCagtattag gTAACCTGGTGAAACAGGGCGTGGTGGGGAGGGCGTGGCGATTCGCTGTTCTGGGAGATCCTACAGTAGATCTCTTCCTATCACGGGACtctgacag ctGGGTGTTGGACAGAGAGGTGGCAGCTGTCCAGGAGTGGGTGACAAGCGGACAAACCTTCCATGTAATGAGGGACCATCCAAACCACAAGGCCGAAATGCTGGCTG GTCTGTGGGGAGGCCTAAACAAGAGGCCTAAGGAATTTGCAAAAGTTAGAAGTGTTATGTTCTCTCAGCCCACAAACCTAACTCGTAAATATGACCAATTTCTGCTTGCTACCTTCTTGTGGCCTCTCATTaag AATGACACCCTGCAACACGACAGCTACACCTGCACGCTTCCCACACACCTGGACTCCATACCTTTCCCTACAAGACGGCAGGAGGACCTTTACTGCGGGTGTGGGCCTTACAAGACTAGAGAACGGTTCGTTTTGTCCAGGATCAAGTGTCCATCCGCATGCCGGCCAACACACCACCAGTCTTGGGTCATGTGCTAA